From Acidimicrobiales bacterium, the proteins below share one genomic window:
- a CDS encoding CoA transferase, with protein MDATKLTAEVWAGLGGDDADLRRLTITGPAHVLPSVFPATAVATATVAAATLGVARLWRPGGGPDALPQVAVDTRHAAIACHSERYVEVVGHDLGELWSSIAGVYAAADGWIRLHTNFRAHRRAALATLGLDDDGDPRPDRSAVGTAVARWKAVDLEDAIYAAGGCAAALRSADEWLASEPAAAVGAQPLVAITPLGDAPHPGPKASSPGNGPLAGLRVLDLTRSIAGPVAGRFLAAYGADVLRIDAPPGDDSRILIADTTVGKRSALLDLHDPAAREQFEQLVADADVVLCAYRPGALDGLGYGPAALAALRPGLVVATLSAYGDRGPWGDRRGFDSLVQMATGIAEVGRCAAGSDTPVPLPVQLLDHASGYLLAAGVASALARRQAGGGSWHVRVALARTATWLLGLPHTGALDVPGLPSELPDDVAVDLHGPLGHSRHVACPGAIVGAAPSWRSGPVPLGSSEIAFENPHIAG; from the coding sequence CCGAGGTCTGGGCCGGCCTCGGGGGTGACGACGCCGACCTGCGCCGGCTGACCATCACGGGGCCGGCACACGTCCTGCCCTCGGTGTTCCCGGCGACGGCCGTGGCCACGGCGACGGTGGCGGCGGCCACACTCGGGGTCGCCCGGCTGTGGCGTCCCGGCGGGGGACCGGACGCATTGCCCCAGGTGGCGGTCGACACCCGGCACGCCGCGATCGCCTGCCACAGCGAGCGCTACGTGGAGGTGGTAGGCCACGACCTGGGCGAGCTGTGGAGCTCGATCGCCGGTGTCTACGCCGCGGCCGACGGGTGGATCCGCCTGCACACCAACTTCCGGGCCCACCGGCGGGCGGCGCTGGCGACCCTCGGGCTCGACGACGACGGCGACCCCCGGCCCGACCGGAGCGCGGTCGGCACCGCCGTGGCCAGGTGGAAGGCCGTCGACCTGGAGGACGCCATCTACGCCGCGGGCGGGTGCGCCGCGGCCCTGCGCTCGGCCGACGAGTGGCTGGCGTCGGAGCCCGCCGCCGCGGTCGGGGCGCAGCCGCTGGTGGCGATCACCCCGCTGGGTGACGCGCCGCACCCCGGCCCCAAGGCGTCGTCGCCGGGCAACGGCCCGCTGGCGGGGCTGCGGGTGCTCGACCTGACCCGGTCGATCGCCGGTCCGGTGGCCGGGCGGTTCCTGGCCGCCTACGGCGCCGACGTGCTGCGGATCGACGCCCCGCCGGGCGACGACAGCCGCATCCTGATCGCCGACACGACGGTGGGAAAGCGCTCGGCGCTGCTCGACCTCCACGACCCCGCGGCCCGCGAGCAGTTCGAGCAGTTGGTGGCCGACGCCGACGTGGTGCTGTGCGCGTACCGGCCGGGCGCGCTCGACGGCCTGGGCTACGGGCCCGCGGCGCTGGCAGCCCTGCGTCCGGGCCTGGTGGTGGCGACGTTGTCGGCCTACGGCGACCGGGGGCCGTGGGGCGACCGGCGGGGCTTCGACAGCCTGGTGCAGATGGCGACCGGCATCGCGGAGGTGGGTCGGTGCGCGGCCGGTTCCGACACGCCCGTGCCGCTGCCGGTGCAGCTGCTCGACCACGCCTCGGGCTACCTGCTGGCGGCCGGGGTGGCGTCGGCCCTGGCTCGGCGGCAGGCGGGCGGCGGCTCCTGGCACGTGCGCGTCGCCCTGGCCCGCACGGCGACCTGGCTGCTGGGCCTGCCCCACACGGGTGCCCTCGACGTGCCCGGGCTCCCGTCCGAGCTGCCCGACGACGTCGCCGTCGACCTCCACGGCCCGCTCGGCCACAGCCGCCACGTCGCCTGCCCGGGCGCGATCGTCGGCGCCGCACCGTCCTGGCGCTCCGGCCCCGTCCCCCTCGGCAGCTCCGAAATTGCGTTCGAAAACCCGCACATAGCGGGCTGA